In the genome of bacterium HR34, the window AGCTCAAAGATTTAGTTATACTGCAGGTTTGATAAAAGAAATGGATATTAACAACACGAACAAAAATCAATTATTTGAATTATTAGAAATATGGATTAGAATAATAAGATATAACCTTGTCTTGGATTTTGTAAAAGATAAGAGTTTAAATAAAAAAGAACTTTCAGCACTTTTTGCTATGGAAAAGGTTTACAGGCTTTTGAAAATGAGTAATTTAAATATAAAAATAGCGTTTAATTATTTAATGTTAAATATATGAATAAAATAGATGAAATAATTAAAAACTTTAATAAAAAAACAGGAGATATTATAAATTCCTTTAAAGAAGAATTAAAAAAAATAAGAACCGGAAGAGTTTCAACAGCTTTAATAGAAGATGTTATAGTTGAGGTGTCGGGTGCAAGAATGCCGCTTAAAAGTTTGGGTTCTATTAATGTTGTTGGACCAAGACAATTAAGTGTTCAACCGTGGGATAGTTCTTATTTAAAGGCAATTGAAAAGGCTTTGCAGGAGAAAAATTTAGGCTTGGTAAAGATTCAAGAAAATTTAGTTTATTTATCCTTACCAGAGTTAACTCAGGAATATAGAGAAAAGTTAATTAAAGAACTAAAGGCAATAAAAGAGCAAACAAGAGAAAAAATTAGAAGAGAAAGAGATGATGTTTTAAGGGATATTCAAAAAAAAGAGAAGGAAAAAGAAATAAGCGAAACAGACAAATTTAAAGGGAAAGAAAAAGTAGACGAGATTACAAAAGAGAGCAATGAAAAAATAGAAGAAATTTACAAACAAAAGGAGCAGGAGATAACATTGTTATAGAATATGGACATCATAAACATAATAATAGCTCTTTTAAGTTTTATATTTTTATTGGTTGCTCATGAGTTTGGACATTTTTATATTGCTAAAAAATTTGGCATTAAAATCTTAGAGTTTGGAATTGGTTTGCCACCAAGAATAATTGGCAAAAAAATAGGCGATACAATTTATTCAATCAACGCCATTCCTTTTGGTGCTTTTGTGAAAATGTTAGGAGAAGATCCTCAAGATGAAACAAAAGACTCTGCAAGTTTCTCCCAAAAGCCGATTTACCAAAGGATTTTGGTTGTTTTGGGAGGAGTTTTGGCTTTTTGGATTTTAGCTTTTGTTTTGCTAAGTGCTCAAAATTTTATAGGAGCCATAAAAGTTGATAATACAGATAAAGTAATTCCTAACTCTCGAATAATAATAGATGATGTTCTAGACAACTCTCCAGCAAAGGAAAGTGGTGTAAAACCTTTTAGTGAAATTTTATACGCAAAAGAAGATGATAAGGTTTATTACTTTAATAATGTAAAAGAATTTATAGAATTTGTTTCTAAAAGACCAAACAAAGAATTTATATTAGCAGTGAAAGAACCAGTAGGAAAAGAAAAAGAATTTATCATAAAGCCAAGACTTTTAGAAAATGAGGGAAGAGGAATTATTGGAGTTCAAATAATAAGAACTTATTTTGAAAAAACTCCTTTACATATGGCTTTTATAAGAGGAGCGCAAGACACTTATTATTTAACCAAATCGGTTATTGTTGGAATTTATGATTTAATATCAAAAGCTTCAAAAGGGGAAAATGTGCAAGATTATGTTGCAGGACCCCCAAAGATATTTAAATTATTTACTGAGTATGCATCATCTTCTTTAACTGAATACTTGAGATTTATTGCTGTGATAGCTATAAGTCTTGCTGTGATTAATATTCTGCCAATACCAGCCCTTGATGGAGGAAAAATTGTATTTTTAATTATAGAAGCAATAATAGGAAAGCCGGTAAATAGGGAGTGGGAGGCGAAAATAACGACATTCTTTTTCTTTTTGTTGTTAGGTTTAATAACGTGGGTTTCTGTAAAAGAAATTATTGAATTTGTAAAATAAAAATATGCTTCAGTCAAAACTTTTTTATATAACTCAAAAAGATTTGTCAGAAAGTTTTGTGGTTCCTTCTCACAAATTTTTAGTTAAGTCAGGTTATATAGTTCAGTTGGCAGCAGGGGTGTATATTTTTACGCCTTTGGGCTGGAAAGTTCACAGAAAAATAGAAAATATTATAAGAGAAGAAATGGAAAACATTGGTGCACAAGAAATTCATATGCCAAGTTTAATAAACAAAGAGCTTTGGGAAGAGACAAACAGATGGAAGACAATAGACCCTCCTTTGTTTCAAGTTAAAGATAGGCACGATAAATTATTTGGTTTAGGATCAACTCACGAAGAAGTTATAGTTTTTTTGGCAAGAAAAAAGCAGCTATCTTACAAAGATTTGCCTTTTAGCTTGTTTCAAATACAAAATAAATTCAGAAATGAATTAAGAGCGCAGGCAGGGCTTTTAAGGACAAGAGAATTTTATATGAAAGATTTATATAGTTTCCACAGATCTAAAGAAGATTTTAAACCATTTTATGAAAGAGTAAAAGAAGCCTATTTTAAGATATTTAAAAGATGCGGTATAAAACCAATATTAGTTGATGCTGATCCCGGAACAATAGGAGGCGAATTTTCTCATGAATTTATGGTAGAAGATGAAGTTGGCGAAGACAGAATATATTTTTGCAGAAAATGTTATACAGGAATAAATATCGAAAAAGGAAAAGAGTTAAAATGTAAAAATTGCGGAGGTGATATGAGCTATGTTAATTCAATAGAAATAGCCCACATCTTTTATTTGGGAGAAATATACTCCAAGAAAATGAATTTACTATTTCAAGATAAAGACGGTAG includes:
- the frr gene encoding Ribosome-recycling factor; this translates as MNKIDEIIKNFNKKTGDIINSFKEELKKIRTGRVSTALIEDVIVEVSGARMPLKSLGSINVVGPRQLSVQPWDSSYLKAIEKALQEKNLGLVKIQENLVYLSLPELTQEYREKLIKELKAIKEQTREKIRRERDDVLRDIQKKEKEKEISETDKFKGKEKVDEITKESNEKIEEIYKQKEQEITLL
- the rasP gene encoding Regulator of sigma-W protease RasP, giving the protein MDIINIIIALLSFIFLLVAHEFGHFYIAKKFGIKILEFGIGLPPRIIGKKIGDTIYSINAIPFGAFVKMLGEDPQDETKDSASFSQKPIYQRILVVLGGVLAFWILAFVLLSAQNFIGAIKVDNTDKVIPNSRIIIDDVLDNSPAKESGVKPFSEILYAKEDDKVYYFNNVKEFIEFVSKRPNKEFILAVKEPVGKEKEFIIKPRLLENEGRGIIGVQIIRTYFEKTPLHMAFIRGAQDTYYLTKSVIVGIYDLISKASKGENVQDYVAGPPKIFKLFTEYASSSLTEYLRFIAVIAISLAVINILPIPALDGGKIVFLIIEAIIGKPVNREWEAKITTFFFFLLLGLITWVSVKEIIEFVK
- the proS_1 gene encoding Proline--tRNA ligase translates to MLQSKLFYITQKDLSESFVVPSHKFLVKSGYIVQLAAGVYIFTPLGWKVHRKIENIIREEMENIGAQEIHMPSLINKELWEETNRWKTIDPPLFQVKDRHDKLFGLGSTHEEVIVFLARKKQLSYKDLPFSLFQIQNKFRNELRAQAGLLRTREFYMKDLYSFHRSKEDFKPFYERVKEAYFKIFKRCGIKPILVDADPGTIGGEFSHEFMVEDEVGEDRIYFCRKCYTGINIEKGKELKCKNCGGDMSYVNSIEIAHIFYLGEIYSKKMNLLFQDKDGSKKYVIMGCYGIGLGRLMATIVQKFLTDKGILWPDQISPFDVHVIEIKSKAKKVREVAKNIYNLLSKEKIDVLYDDREKSAGEKFFDADYIGVPRRVVVSERGVKDNVVEVKVKDKIKKVKIKDFNKNFKKYLSL